From one Diprion similis isolate iyDipSimi1 chromosome 7, iyDipSimi1.1, whole genome shotgun sequence genomic stretch:
- the LOC124407851 gene encoding voltage-dependent T-type calcium channel subunit alpha-1G-like isoform X2, giving the protein MSVHHYPQGYRYRSAAKGSCVNESVGQDNSDSDVAELSDLEDGEDEDEDEDEDEDDEDDEDEDGEDDDDERNNLPYPGFAPIALRYLDQTTRPRNWCLALITNPWFERISMMVILLNCITLGMYQPCVDDECVTNRCKILQMFDDIIFAFFSLEMTIKIVAMGVYGKGTYLADSWNRLDFFIVAAGALEYCLNVENMSLSAIRTIRVLRPLRAINRIPSMRILVMLLLDTLPMLGNVLLLCFFVFFIFGIVGVQLWEGILRQRCFLRALPNVKYPDNLSKYFEYQDQDYICSRPDESGMHSCSNLPPHKIGDLICNNTALPNSNITFISNDSCVNWNFYYTECKGQGNNPFQGTISFDNIGLAWVAIFLVISLEGWTDIMYYVQDAHSFWDWIYFVLLIVIGSFFMINLCLVVIATQFSETKKRELERMRLERARFHSTSTLASSINTSEPTTCYAEIVKYIGHLWRRSKRRLMKKYRLYLYTRQQKREQKLLREQSPSLSRTVAIQMNRSSDKRQHHRRCPYHRPLAEDEEQNGGELGVTSSVRVVLDPTGSLMLAPHASPETSEVEISANPCHPSLHHPPSSISTPGDGNIVPTETHNTLASPILPNFRRRSSVMFNDVVLLHGGSANTLPGSVAVGERNICSSEKMTQTGDGNVWSTPQSTLQIQTDLEQNEAMTCQELLALSGALSAALPTGQLALDSFLNSLTKGISDRRIVMTDPTQWLNPDADNCSCCEVQNDQPWAEDNDKWQKSQARKVLEATGSCCVCVIRCIQRWVKKLVVNKYFQQGILVAILINTLSMGIEYHNQPDELTIIVEISNIVFSAVFAVEMLLKMIAEGPFGYISNGFNVFDGVVVVLSVIELCQTYYGEREGNSGLSVLRTFRLLRILKLVRFLPNLRRQLFVMLRTMDNVAIFFSLLILFIFIFSILGMYLFGGKFCMWVDRSRPCTCIEVVSHDPKCRCDRKHFNDILWATVTVFQILTQEDWNVVLFNGMQKTSHWAALYFVALMTFGNYVLFNLLVAILVEGFSSERNERREREQREMARLAAKEAGISSDGDSSRVSQSHSVSDSDTYTQDQKNSWQSVEELRKCKDNCSKDKQNTIWRHPINEPKCNIQKESKMMGIQPPVITHTAATPQDSPNTTLDTGYREFSCRSTNPSLSIESIDRSASQCSIPGLLKPMDNKFATNNLAPNQLSRRISLVAVINPSPTRDSNPSNQRIQRGYSWRLSRPSLRRKKSQCDDDSRQTIVLNNGRNTMRSNSINYGDYTNCNGGYLYGSIRNDTHCDTPNNRMHIANNRSISPNNSTKSRSSSIAHYTASNMRWIGDLSRQNSLSSYDQMHVQKTALDENALNSAARTINNLSIEARPLPQIKQLSEEMDSQLDEQAAQSNGNGSISSVEKIKKIFMFFEPKGCLKERDDFSLYLFAPHNRFRELCRWFVGQKWFDNMVLLFIGLNCITLAMERPNIPPNSGERIFLSSANYVFTAVFAAEMFVKVVASGMLYGYDAYFTSGWNIMDGSLVIISIVDLLMSLISESSPKIFGILRVFRLLRSLRPLRVINRAPGLKLVVQTLLSSLRPIGNIVLICCTFFMIFGILGVQLFKGAFYYCEGPDLKNVRNKTDCLADKRNQWVNRKYNFDDLGKALMSLFVLSSRDGWVNIMYTGLDAVGVDQQPVENFSEWRLLYFIAFILLVGFFVLNMFVGVVVENFHRCREEQEKEERVRRAAKRALQMEKKRRKMHEPPYYTNYSKSRLFVHNVVTSKYFDLAIAAVIGLNVVTMAMEFYMMPKALTYALKIFNYFFTAVFILESFMKLLALGLHLYLKDKWNQLDVGIVILSIVGIVLEEVESKIIPINPTIIRVMRVLRIARVLKLLKMAKGIRALLDTVMQALPQVGNLGLLFFLLFFIFAALGVELFGRLECSDDIPCQGLGEHAHFSNFGMAFLTLFRVATGDNWNGIMKDTLRDDCDDATDCVKNCCVSTIIAPIFFVIFVLMAQFVLVNVVVAVLMKHLEESHKQMEDELDMETQLERELAAEQEELLDEEDMNDESLNTRPGLSKVRSLPANFTYNPPNENYSNKEDLSITFNERRGSSCRSNKPFKYRMKRRQTFHTHQRSSLFPIVSTPIHFEVAEVIKPASNLSVPRIISQHHISNFGSTKYLHPPAISDVAEDKCYLTVNSASHESSQRRPPIKSSSGDVNAHLIPKCSSYLLRNSEYLSKHRKSNDSQSSLDASLSCKLPNLSAPNAYGNNLVKNKGETGTKEEKLPLDHDLDVQSVINERRPSKLKCSNVNGKGGYVSKTNSFNHIYAREEIENKAVSNVENDIRIYVDDTDSQSSEKDKVTNEEEGRDCRKRSLGAVSNISLIKKSDTDVVSSSTEDLRNSQTNNSP; this is encoded by the exons ATGTTCGACGATATCATCTTCGCTTTCTTCTCGTTggaaatgacgattaaaattgTTGCAATGGGGGTTTACGGCAAGGGAACTTACTTGGCCGATTCGTGGAATAGATTAGACTTCTTTATAGTAGCAGCTGG AGCCTTAGAATACTGTTTGAACGTGGAAAATATGAGTCTATCCGCAATAAGGACGATAAGGGTACTGAGACCATTGCGTGCAATCAACAGGATACCCA GTATGAGGATACTTGTTATGCTGCTGTTGGACACGCTACCGATGCTCGGAAATGTTCTTCTTTTATGCTTCTTTGTGTTCTTCATATTTGGTATTGTAGGCGTTCAATTGTGGGAAGGAATCCTGAGACAACGATGTTTTCTCAGAGCTCTTCCCAATGTTAAATACCCTGA CAATTTATCCAAATACTTTGAATATCAAGACCAGGATTACATTTGTTCACGTCCAGATGAAAGTGGTATGCACTCGTGCAGCAATCTTCCACCGCATAAAATTG GGGACCTGATATGCAATAACACAGCCTTACCAAACAGTAATATTACATTTATAAGTAATGATTCTTGTGTGAATTGGAATTTCTATTACACAGAGTGCAAAGGGCAAGGTAACAATCCTTTTCAAGGTACCATATCTTTTGACAACATCGGACTCGCCTGGGTTGCGATTTTCCTC gtAATCAGCCTGGAGGGTTGGACAGACATAATGTATTATGTACAGGATGCACATTCGTTTTGGGATTGGATATACTTTGTCCTACTGATTGTC ATTGGATCATTTTTCATGATCAACCTTTGCTTAGTCGTAATAGCGACACAGTTttcggaaacaaaaaaaagagaactGGAACGTATGAGACTCGAACGTGCCCGCTTTCACTCTACTAGCACACTAGCTTCTTCGATAAATACTTCTGAACCGACTACATGCTATGCAGAGATTGTAAA ATACATTGGCCATTTGTGGCGTAGAAGTAAACGTAGATTAATGAAGAAATATCGACTTTACTTGTACACTAGACAACAAAAACGGGAACAGAAGCTACTGAGAGAGCAAAGCCCAAGTCTCTCGCGCACAGTAGCGATTCAAATGAACAGATCATCTG ATAAGAGACAACATCACAGACGATGTCCGTACCACAGACCGCTCGCTGAAGATGAAGAACAAAATGGTGGTGAATTGGGAGTGACAAGCAGTGTAAGAGTAGTTCTAGATCCAACTGGTAGTTTAATGCTAGCACCTCATGCGAGTCCAGAAACCTCCGAAGTGGAAATTTCTGCGAATCCCTGCCACCCAAGTCTTCATCATCCGCCTTCATCTATCTCAACTCCTGGTGATGGCAACATTGTTCCAACGGAG ACGCACAACACTCTCGCTAGTCCGATATTACCCAACTTTAGGCGACGAAGTAGCGTCATGTTCAACGACGTTGTATTACTTCATGGTGGCAGCGCTAATACATTGCCAGGCTCTGTAGCCGTGGGAGAGCGAAATATATGCTCGAGTGAAAAGATGACACAGACAGGAGATGGAAACGTTTGGTCGACACCGCAGTCAACTTTGCAA ATACAAACTGACTTGGAACAAAACGAAGCGATGACTTGCCAAGAACTACTTGCTCTTAGTGGTGCTCTCAGTGCTGCTCTTCCAACCGGTCAATTAGCTCTGGATTCTTTTCTAAATTCATTGACCAAAG GTATTTCGGACCGACGTATAGTTATGACCGACCCGACGCAATGGCTGAACCCTGATGCAGACAACTGTTCTTGTTGTGAAGTACAAAATGATCAGCCCTGGGCAGAAGATAATGATAAATGGCAAAAGTCACAGGCTAGAAAAGTTCTCGAAGCAACAGGGAGTTGCTGCGTTTGTGTGATTCGATGCATTCAGCGCTGGGTCAAGAAACTTGTGGTGAACAAGTATTTTCAACAGGGTATCCTTGTGGCTATTTTGATAAATACCCTCAGTATGGGCATTGAATACCATAATCAG CCAGACGAGTTGACGATAATTGTGGAAATAAGTAACATCGTATTTTCCGCCGTTTTTGCCGTTGAAATGCTCTTAAAAATGATAGCAGAAGGACCTTTCGGATATATCAGTAATGGATTTAATGTATTTGACGGTGTCGTTGTTGTACTAAG TGTTATAGAACTCTGCCAAACCTATTACGGGGAGCGTGAAGGAAATTCCGGCTTGAGTGTCCTTCGGACGTTCCGCCTTCTGCGCATTTTGAAGCTTGTGCGCTTCTTGCCCAATCTTCGCCGGCAGCTGTTCGTCATGCTTAGGACGATGGATAACgtcgcgatatttttttcccttttaatCCTTTTCATCTTTATATTCAG CATCCTAGGGATGTACCTGTTCGGGGGTAAGTTTTGCATGTGGGTGGACCGGAGTCGGCCCTGCACCTGTATCGAAGTGGTCTCGCACGACCCAAAGTGTCGCTGTGATCGCAAACACTTCAACGACATCCTGTGGGCCACTGTTACCGTTTTCCAG ATTCTTACCCAAGAAGATTGGAACGTAGTGTTGTTCAATGGAATGCAGAAAACATCTCACTGGGCAGCATTATACTTTGTAGCATTGATGACATTTGGTAACTACGTTCTCTTTAATCTGTTGGTCGCGATTCTGGTTGAAGGCTTTTCTTCCGAG AGAAATGAACGGCGGGAGAGAGAACAACGAGAAATGGCACGGCTGGCTGCAAAGGAAGCTGGAATCAGCAGTGATGGAGATTCATCAAGAGTTTCTCAATCACATTCAGTATCTGACAGTGATACCTATACACAG gaTCAAAAGAACTCTTGGCAAAGTGTAGAGGAATTACGTAAGTGCAAAGACAACTGTAGCAAGGACAAGCAGAACACGATATGGAGACATCCAATAAATGAGCCTAAATGCAACATccaaaaagaaagtaaaatgaTGGGCATACAGCCGCCTGTAATCACCCATACAGCTGCTACTCCTCAAGACTCTCCTAATACAACGCTAGATACTGGATACAGAGAGTTTAGTTGCCGTTCCACAAATCCAAGTCTTTCAATTGAATCAATCGATCGATCCGCT AGTCAATGCAGCATACCTGGCTTACTTAAGCCAATGGATAACAAATTCGCAACTAACAATCTGGCTCCAAATCAACTTTCAAGGCGGATCAGTCTTGTGGCCGTTATTAACCCGTCACCGACTCGGGATTCTAATCCAAG CAATCAACGAATACAAAGAGGGTATTCTTGGCGATTGTCTCGACCATCCCTGAGACGTAAGAAAAGTCAGTGCGACGACGATAGTCGACAGACTATTGTTCTTAATAACGGACGTAACACGATGCGATCAAATTCTAT AAATTATGGCGACTATACTAATTGCAATGGAGGATACCTTTACGGGTCAATAAGAAATGATACGCACTGCGATACCCCAAATAATCGGATGCACATTGCTAATAATCGCAGTATTAGCCCAAATAATTCTACCAAAAGTCGAAGTTCTTCGATTGCGCATTACACAGCTTCAAAT ATGAGGTGGATCGGTGATTTATCACGTCAGAATTCGTTGAGCAGTTACGACCAGATGCACGTTCAAAAAACGGCGTTAGATGAAAATGCATTGAATTCAGCTGCTAGAACCATAAACAATTTGTCCATCGAAGCTAGACCTTTACCACAGATCAAACAACTTTCCGAAGAAATGGATTCTCAACTTGACGAGCAAGCTGCACAATCTAATGGCAATGGCAGCATATCTAgtgttgagaaaataaaaaaaatattcatgtttTTTGAACCGAAGGGATGTCTGAAAGAAAGGGACGATTTCTCTTTATATCTTTTCGCACCACATAATAG GTTCCGAGAGCTCTGCCGCTGGTTTGTCGGACAAAAATGGTTTGATAACATGGTCCTTCTTTTCATAGGATTAAATTGCATAACATTAGCAATGGAAAGACCGAATATACCTCCCAACAGTGGCGAGCGAATCTTTTTATCTTCCGCCAATTACGTTTTTACAGCTGTCTTTGCAGCAGAGATGTTTGTGAAG GTCGTAGCATCTGGTATGCTGTATGGGTATGATGCTTACTTCACATCAGGCTGGAATATCATGGATGGTTCACTGGTTATAATATCCATAGTAGATTTACTAATGTCTTTGATATCTGAAAGCAGTCCAAAGATCTTTGGAATTTTGAGG GTATTTCGGTTACTGAGATCTCTAAGGCCTCTCCGAGTAATAAATCGAGCTCCAGGATTGAAATTAGTAGTTCAAACGTTATTATCATCGTTGAGACCTATCGGAAACATCGTGCTAATATGCTGCACGTTCTTTATGATATTTGGAATATTGGGCGTACAACTCTTCAAGGGCGCATTCTACTATTGCGAAGGaccagatttaaaaaatgttcgcAATAAGACAGATTGTCTAGCCGACAAACGAAACCAATGGGTCAATCGCAAATACAATTTTGACGATCTAGGAAAAGCACTAATGTCACTTTTCGTATTATCTTCTCGTGATGGATGGGTTAATATAATGTACACTGGCCTGGATGCCGTTGGTGTTGACCAACAG CCTGTAGAAAACTTTTCTGAATGGAGACTACTCTACTTTATTGCATTCATTTTGTTAGTTGGTTTCTTTGTGCTGAATATGTTTGTTGGGGTAGTCGTTGAGAATTTTCACAGATGTCGGGaggaacaagaaaaagaagagcgTGTCAGAAGAGCTGCGAAGCGAGCTCTTCAAATGGAGAAGAAAAGACGCA aaatgcaCGAGCCACCatattacacaaattattcaaagtcTCGACTATTTGTTCACAATGTTGTAACTTCAAAGTATTTCGATTTGGCAATAGCAGCTGTAATTGGTCTCAATGTTGTAACAATGGCAATGGAATTCTATATGATGCCCAAAGCTCTGACTTATgccttgaaaatattcaactacTTCTTCACCGCCGTTTTCATCCTAGAATCTTTTATGAAACTCTTAGCTCTCGGACTGCACCTGTATTTGAAAGACAA GTGGAATCAGCTGGATGTTGGGATAGTCATACTATCGATAGTAGGAATAGTTCTTGAAGAAGTGGAATCCAAAATAATACCGATAAATCCAACTATAATTCGTGTGATGCGAGTACTACGGATTGCAAGag TTCTGAAACTCCTTAAAATGGCAAAGGGTATACGTGCCCTCCTGGACACAGTTATGCAAGCATTGCCCCAAGTCGGAAATCTaggtttactttttttccttctttttttcatattcgcaGCATTGGGAGTTGAGCTCTTTGGTCGATTAG AATGCAGTGATGACATACCTTGCCAAGGATTGGGAGAACACGCTCACTTCAGCAATTTTGGAATGGCCTTTCTCACTCTCTTCAGGGTAGCAACTGGCGACAATTGGAACGGCATTATGAAAGACACTCTCAGAGACGATTGCGACGATGCAACAGATTGCGTTAAGAATTGTTGCGTCAGCACAATTATTGCACcaatatttttcgttattttcgtTCTCATGGCACAGTTCGTTCTTGTAAATGTCGTTGTCGCCGTATTAATGAAGCATTTGGAAGAGAGTCACAAACAG ATGGAAGATGAGCTCGATATGGAAACTCAACTCGAAAGAGAATTAGCTGCTGAGCAAGAAGAGCTATTGGACGAGGAAGACATGAACGATGAAAGTTTGAATACCAGGCCAGGATTATCTAAAGTTCGCTCACTGCCTGCTAATTTCACGTACAACCCACCTAATGAAAACTACAGTAATAAAGAAG ACTTATCGATAACTTTCAATGAACGAAGAGGATCAAGCTGTCGCTCCAACAAACCATTTAAGTATAGAATGAAACGCAGGCAGACGTTCCATACCCATCAGCGGAGTTCATTATTTCCAATCGTGTCTACGCCAATACATTTTGAGGTTGCCGAAGTGATAAAGCCTGCGAGCAATCTCAGCGTCCCACGCATCATATCACAACAtcatatttcaaactttggtAGCACAAAGTACCTTCATCCACCTGCTATATCCGACGTGGCTGAAGACAAGTGCTACCTTACAGTTAATAGTGCATCGCACGAATCCTCTCAGAGGAGGCCACCTATCAAATCTAGTTCCGGAGACGTAAATGCTCATCTCATACCTAAGTGTTCTAGTTACCTTTTACGTAATAGTGAGTATCTTTCGAAGCACAGAAAATCGAACGATTCGCAATCTTCTCTAGATGCAAGTCTAAGCTGCAAGTTGCCAAATCTGTCAGCACCGAACGCGTATGGTaataatttagtaaaaaataagGGAGAAACGGGTACGAAAGAGGAAAAACTGCCTCTGGATCACGATTTGGATGTACAGTCTGTAATAAATGAGAGGAGGCCGTCCAAATTGAAATGCAGTAATGTCAATGGTAAAGGAGGGTATGTATCAAAGACCAACAGTTTCAATCACATTTATGCAAGGGAGGAGATCGAGAACAAAGCTGTCTCCAATGTCGAAAACGATATTAGGATTTACGTCGACGACACCGATTCACAAAGTAGCGAAAAGGATAAAGTGACTAATGAGGAAGAGGGTAGAGATTGTAGGAAAAGATCGTTAGGGGCAGTATCGAATATTTCTCTGATCAAAAAAAGTGATACAGACGTTGTTTCAAGCTCCACAGAAGATCTGAGAAATTCACAGACCAATAATAGTCCGTAA